A DNA window from Pedomonas mirosovicensis contains the following coding sequences:
- a CDS encoding tetratricopeptide repeat protein — MATQLAPSHDVPLTSNEALCLQRALQALQGGHAAQACDLCRQVLATKPFQPDAQHLLGLALKALGDREGAVTALRTSLQVRPRQPQLLNNLGNLLDSMGRTDEALAAYRQALTLDSGFVEAWINLGLTANSAGLATEAIAALERARDLSPNSAKAWAALGGAYRRAGRLEDAIAAYRKATQLEPRQARTWVNLGVALRMNGEPEDALACFDAAERAGFSGPELTDGRASALLDLGRTRDGIEFYRRLTKTAPDYAMGHVTLAKLIWEQKLEEEPTATIRKALGRARADVGLWRALFQILMPLKRWDEMVTAATDARRVLGDLPFLSHAEAMARSERGDGAAATALFETLIAAQPSDAMARSDFARHLLRQQMPDAAARQAEEAARLDPDSQFAFAYLGTAWRMLDDPREHWLHDYDRLVMPLAVEPPEGVDDIATFARQLEAALLPLHRSAQHPLDQTLRGGTQTAGALFVSKDPVIQSARRQIEKAIADYVRRLPDDETHPLLRRKAERVRFSGSWSVRLRGNGSHHINHMHSEGWISSAFYVQLPACVHANGGNDMAGWIQFGAPPVELGLDLPPRRVIRPEVGRLVLFPSYTWHGTIPFEDDDTRTTIAFDAVPAA; from the coding sequence ATGGCCACGCAACTCGCCCCGTCCCATGACGTACCGCTGACATCAAACGAGGCCCTATGCCTGCAGCGTGCCCTTCAGGCATTGCAAGGCGGCCATGCGGCACAAGCCTGCGACCTCTGCCGGCAGGTGCTCGCCACCAAGCCTTTCCAGCCGGATGCCCAGCACCTTCTGGGTTTGGCGCTAAAGGCCCTCGGCGACCGGGAGGGCGCGGTCACTGCCCTGCGGACCTCCCTGCAGGTACGCCCGCGCCAGCCGCAGTTGCTGAACAATCTCGGCAACCTTCTGGACAGCATGGGGCGCACCGACGAAGCCCTTGCCGCCTATCGGCAAGCACTCACGCTGGACAGCGGTTTCGTCGAGGCCTGGATCAACCTGGGGCTGACCGCCAACAGCGCCGGGCTGGCAACAGAGGCCATTGCCGCGCTGGAGCGGGCGCGCGATCTCAGCCCCAATTCCGCCAAGGCGTGGGCAGCGCTGGGTGGCGCTTATCGTCGCGCCGGCCGGCTGGAGGACGCCATTGCCGCTTATCGCAAGGCGACCCAGCTGGAGCCGCGCCAGGCCCGGACATGGGTGAACCTGGGAGTAGCGCTCAGGATGAACGGCGAGCCGGAGGACGCTCTGGCCTGCTTCGATGCGGCCGAGCGCGCCGGCTTTTCCGGGCCGGAGCTGACGGACGGGCGCGCCAGCGCTCTGCTGGATCTGGGCCGCACGCGGGATGGCATCGAATTTTACCGCCGCCTGACCAAAACTGCGCCAGACTATGCGATGGGCCATGTCACCCTCGCCAAGCTGATCTGGGAACAAAAGCTGGAGGAGGAGCCCACCGCCACCATCCGCAAGGCACTGGGAAGGGCCAGGGCGGATGTTGGGCTCTGGCGCGCCCTGTTCCAAATTCTCATGCCCCTGAAGCGCTGGGACGAGATGGTGACCGCAGCGACGGATGCCCGCCGCGTCCTCGGCGACCTGCCGTTCTTGAGCCATGCGGAAGCCATGGCCCGCAGCGAGCGCGGCGATGGCGCGGCGGCGACGGCGCTGTTCGAAACACTCATCGCGGCCCAGCCCAGCGATGCCATGGCCCGGTCAGATTTCGCCCGTCATCTGCTGCGCCAGCAAATGCCCGATGCCGCAGCGCGGCAGGCGGAGGAAGCTGCCCGGCTTGACCCGGACAGCCAGTTCGCCTTCGCCTATCTCGGCACCGCATGGCGGATGCTGGACGATCCGCGTGAACACTGGCTGCATGACTACGACCGGCTGGTGATGCCGCTGGCGGTGGAGCCGCCCGAGGGCGTGGACGATATTGCAACCTTTGCGCGGCAACTCGAAGCCGCGCTGCTGCCCTTGCACCGCAGCGCCCAGCATCCGCTCGACCAGACCCTGCGCGGCGGCACCCAAACGGCGGGCGCGCTGTTCGTCAGTAAGGACCCGGTGATCCAGTCGGCCAGACGGCAGATCGAGAAGGCGATTGCGGATTATGTTCGCCGACTGCCAGACGATGAGACCCATCCGCTGCTGCGACGCAAGGCGGAGCGGGTACGTTTCAGCGGCTCATGGTCGGTGCGGTTGCGGGGCAATGGCAGCCACCATATCAACCACATGCACTCGGAAGGCTGGATCAGCTCCGCCTTCTACGTGCAGTTGCCCGCCTGCGTTCACGCCAATGGTGGCAACGACATGGCCGGCTGGATCCAGTTCGGTGCGCCACCGGTAGAGCTGGGGCTCGATCTGCCGCCGCGCCGGGTGATCCGCCCGGAGGTGGGACGCCTGGTATTGTTCCCCTCCTATACCTGGCACGGCACGATACCGTTCGAGGATGACGACACGCGCACGACCATCGCCTTTGATGCCGTGCCCGCGGCCTGA
- a CDS encoding TonB-dependent receptor domain-containing protein yields the protein MSQSNSSVLRAVLKAGVATAIVASAVPAVAQEQTTSMDAIVVTGSRIARPELQASSPVAVIGAEEFKLSGTVNVEEVLYDLPQVVPSLSAASNNPGEGVATVDLRALGASRTLVLVNGRRYVAYDEQQIVDLNTIPAGLIERVDVVTGGRSAVYGSDAVAGVVNFVLKQDFEGVQVSGNYRLNEKGDGDTYTVDGLIGGNFADGKGNVTAYMSYTKRKPLLQSARSFTRNTISDNGDGTTYLGGSSAIPSTRYAIGNFGENMDPTSNIVSATGNRRYTSGGDSAVYDPVADAYNYAPDNYLQTPQERWFIGAMGNYEINEHFEVFAEAQFVNSRVNSQLAPTPVTGNFNVGVDNPFLSAAERARFAAIDASELTIRRDAEGNAITDADGNILGDAAATRGDGYVNASLNRRFSEAGPRFQLDDRSAYRMVTGLRGEIAGNWTYEGYYSYAHNRNTQTQEGNVSVSRFQNALDVEVLADGTARCRSAEARAAGCVPLNIFGEGTASAEAVNYVTVPTTNINTITSQVASFSVSNGELFDLGAGPVGVAFGAEWHSESGSFRPDFYLSSGDIVGFNAGQPTKGRYSVKELFGEVAVPLLADMPFAHNLEFNGALRYADYSNAVGSAWSYSAGLMWAPIEDVSFRGQYQRAVRAPTISQLFLGNSVGFPAALDPCEQQAALTNANLNATCRAQGVPANLIGTEFAGGDAQIQSLFGGNENLQEEKADTYTVGAVIQPRFLPRFTLTVDYYNITINDYIGGSGPGTANIVAACYGDAASNFVPYDSSFCALAPRNPNDLSLEDVVSINANLGKMKTSGVDFEARYWVNVPFGIDNDGRLDFRLSGTRLIEWKLNPIATASGLVSDCAGKFGTSCGDPLSKWRWSGRVNYSTGPFTTSLLWAHLGSAKDDDDGSLFWKEKVGSYDIFNLSFAYEVNENLDLGLGINNLFNKKPPLFGDNQQQGNTYPSTYDVFGRQYFFSATAKF from the coding sequence GTGAGTCAATCTAACTCGTCCGTTCTCAGGGCAGTTCTGAAGGCCGGTGTCGCAACTGCGATCGTGGCCTCGGCTGTTCCGGCCGTCGCGCAGGAACAGACTACCTCCATGGACGCCATCGTCGTCACCGGTTCGCGCATTGCGCGTCCGGAGCTCCAGGCTTCGAGCCCGGTTGCGGTCATCGGCGCGGAGGAATTCAAGCTCTCCGGCACGGTGAACGTTGAAGAAGTGCTGTACGACCTGCCGCAGGTTGTCCCGTCGCTGTCCGCAGCGTCGAACAACCCGGGCGAAGGCGTGGCCACCGTCGACCTGCGCGCGCTGGGCGCGAGCCGCACCCTGGTGCTGGTCAACGGCCGCCGCTACGTTGCTTATGACGAACAGCAGATCGTCGACCTCAACACCATCCCGGCGGGCCTGATCGAGCGCGTCGACGTGGTGACCGGCGGTCGCTCGGCCGTTTACGGTTCGGACGCGGTCGCGGGCGTCGTCAACTTCGTGCTCAAGCAGGACTTCGAAGGCGTTCAGGTATCGGGCAACTATCGCCTGAACGAAAAGGGCGACGGCGACACCTACACGGTCGATGGCCTGATCGGCGGCAACTTTGCCGACGGCAAGGGCAACGTCACCGCCTACATGAGCTACACCAAGCGCAAGCCGCTGCTGCAGAGCGCGCGCTCGTTCACGCGCAACACCATCTCCGACAACGGCGACGGCACCACCTATCTCGGCGGTTCCAGCGCCATCCCCAGCACTCGCTATGCCATCGGCAACTTCGGCGAGAACATGGATCCGACCAGCAACATCGTCTCCGCGACCGGCAACCGTCGGTACACCAGCGGCGGTGACTCGGCTGTCTATGATCCGGTGGCTGACGCCTACAACTACGCGCCGGACAACTACCTGCAAACGCCGCAGGAGCGCTGGTTCATCGGCGCGATGGGCAACTACGAGATCAACGAGCACTTCGAGGTGTTCGCGGAAGCTCAGTTCGTCAACAGCCGCGTGAACAGCCAGCTGGCGCCGACGCCGGTTACCGGCAACTTCAATGTTGGCGTGGACAATCCGTTCCTGTCGGCGGCCGAGCGCGCCCGCTTTGCGGCGATCGACGCCAGCGAGCTGACCATCCGTCGCGACGCCGAGGGCAATGCGATCACCGACGCTGACGGCAACATCCTGGGCGATGCGGCTGCAACTCGCGGTGACGGCTACGTCAACGCTTCCCTTAACCGCCGCTTCTCCGAAGCTGGTCCGCGCTTCCAGCTGGATGATCGTTCGGCCTACCGGATGGTCACTGGTCTGCGCGGCGAGATCGCGGGCAACTGGACGTACGAGGGCTACTACTCCTACGCCCACAACCGCAACACCCAGACCCAGGAAGGCAACGTCTCGGTCAGCCGCTTCCAGAACGCTCTGGACGTGGAGGTCCTGGCGGACGGCACCGCGCGCTGCCGCAGCGCCGAAGCCCGGGCTGCCGGCTGCGTGCCGCTGAACATCTTCGGCGAAGGCACGGCCTCGGCTGAAGCGGTGAACTACGTCACGGTTCCGACCACCAACATCAACACCATCACCTCGCAGGTGGCCAGCTTCTCCGTTTCCAACGGCGAACTGTTCGACCTGGGCGCGGGTCCGGTTGGCGTGGCGTTCGGTGCCGAGTGGCATTCGGAATCCGGCTCTTTCCGTCCGGACTTCTACCTGTCCTCGGGCGACATCGTCGGCTTCAACGCCGGCCAGCCGACCAAGGGCCGCTACAGCGTGAAGGAGCTGTTCGGCGAAGTCGCGGTGCCGCTGCTGGCTGACATGCCGTTCGCTCACAACCTCGAGTTCAACGGCGCTCTGCGTTACGCCGACTACTCGAACGCGGTGGGCTCGGCCTGGTCGTACTCGGCGGGCCTGATGTGGGCTCCGATTGAGGACGTCAGCTTCCGCGGTCAGTACCAGCGCGCCGTTCGCGCCCCGACCATCTCCCAGCTGTTCCTGGGCAACTCGGTCGGCTTCCCGGCCGCGCTCGACCCCTGCGAACAGCAGGCGGCTCTGACCAACGCCAACCTGAACGCTACCTGCCGCGCGCAGGGCGTGCCGGCCAACCTGATCGGCACCGAGTTTGCGGGCGGTGACGCGCAGATCCAGTCGCTGTTCGGCGGTAACGAAAACCTGCAGGAAGAAAAGGCGGATACCTACACCGTTGGTGCCGTGATCCAGCCGCGCTTCCTGCCGCGCTTCACGCTGACGGTCGACTACTACAACATCACCATCAACGACTACATCGGCGGCTCGGGTCCGGGCACGGCCAATATCGTTGCGGCCTGCTATGGCGACGCAGCCAGCAACTTCGTGCCCTATGACAGCTCGTTCTGCGCCCTGGCGCCGCGTAACCCGAACGACCTGTCGCTTGAGGACGTGGTCAGCATCAACGCCAACCTCGGCAAGATGAAGACCTCGGGCGTCGACTTCGAGGCTCGCTACTGGGTCAACGTGCCGTTCGGCATCGACAACGACGGCCGCCTCGACTTCCGCCTGTCGGGCACCCGCCTGATCGAGTGGAAGCTGAACCCGATCGCCACCGCTTCGGGTCTGGTCAGCGACTGCGCCGGCAAGTTCGGCACCAGCTGCGGCGACCCGCTGTCCAAGTGGCGCTGGTCGGGCCGCGTCAACTACTCGACCGGTCCGTTCACCACGTCGCTGCTGTGGGCTCACCTGGGCAGCGCCAAGGACGACGACGACGGTTCGCTGTTCTGGAAGGAGAAGGTCGGCTCGTACGACATCTTCAACCTGTCGTTCGCCTACGAGGTCAACGAGAACCTGGACCTCGGCCTGGGTATCAACAACCTCTTCAACAAGAAGCCGCCGCTGTTTGGCGACAACCAGCAGCAGGGCAACACCTACCCGTCGACCTACGACGTGTTTGGTCGCCAGTACTTCTTCAGCGCCACGGCCAAGTTCTAA
- a CDS encoding TonB-dependent receptor domain-containing protein, producing the protein MIQPRFLPRFTLTVDYYNITINDYIGGSGPGTVNIIAACYGDAASDFVPYDSSFCALAPRNPNDLSLEDVVSINANLGKMKTSGVDFEARYWVNVPFGIDNDGRLDFRLSGTRLIEWKLNPIATASGLVSDCAGRFGTSCGDPLSKWRWSGRVNYSTGPFTTSLLWYHLGGAKDDDDGSLYWKEKVGSYDIFNLSFAYEVNENLDLGLGVNNLFNKKPPLFGDNQQQANTYPSTYDPFGRQYFFSATAKF; encoded by the coding sequence GTGATCCAGCCGCGCTTCCTGCCGCGCTTTACGCTGACGGTCGACTACTACAACATCACCATCAACGACTACATCGGCGGCTCGGGCCCCGGCACGGTGAACATCATCGCGGCCTGCTATGGCGACGCAGCCAGCGACTTCGTGCCCTATGACAGCTCGTTCTGCGCCCTGGCGCCGCGTAACCCGAACGACCTGTCGCTCGAGGACGTGGTCAGCATCAACGCCAACCTCGGCAAGATGAAGACCTCGGGCGTCGACTTCGAGGCTCGCTACTGGGTCAACGTGCCGTTCGGTATCGACAACGACGGCCGCCTCGACTTCCGCCTGTCGGGCACCCGCCTGATCGAGTGGAAGCTGAACCCGATCGCCACCGCTTCGGGTCTGGTCAGCGACTGCGCCGGCAGGTTCGGCACCAGCTGCGGCGACCCGCTGTCCAAGTGGCGCTGGTCGGGCCGCGTCAACTACTCGACCGGTCCGTTCACCACGTCGCTGCTGTGGTACCACCTGGGTGGTGCCAAAGACGACGACGACGGTTCGCTGTACTGGAAGGAGAAGGTTGGCTCGTACGACATCTTCAACCTGTCGTTCGCCTACGAGGTCAACGAGAACCTGGACCTCGGCCTGGGTGTCAACAACCTCTTCAACAAGAAGCCGCCGCTGTTTGGCGACAACCAGCAGCAGGCCAACACCTATCCGTCGACCTACGATCCGTTCGGTCGCCAGTACTTCTTCAGCGCCACGGCCAAGTTCTAA